A window of Photobacterium toruni genomic DNA:
AACGTTTAGCTCGCTTATATAAAATGCCAACACAAAAGAATGGCATTATTTTAGTCCCTATTAGCACGCTATTACAACGCCTAACACCCCAAGCATTTATTCATCAACATGCGTTAATCGTCAAAAAAGATGATCGTATTTCGCTTGAAAAATTACGATTACAACTAGAAGCATCAGGCTATCGTCATGTTGATCAAGTGATGGAACATGGTGAATATGCTAGCCGAGGCTCCTTAGTCGATCTATTCCCTATGGGCAGTAATGCGCCTTACCGTATTGATTTCTTTGATGATGAAGTGGATTCGATTCGTCAATTTGATCCTGAAAATCAGCGTTCAACAGTAGAAATATCCGCAATAGATTTATTACCAGCGCATGAATTCCCTACCGATGAACTCGCAATAGAAAATTTCCGTATGCGATGGCGTGAACGATTTGAAGCGCGTCGCGAACCTGAATCTATCTATCAACAAGTCAGTAAAAAAATCTGGCCAACAGGTATTGAATATTGGCAACCGCTGTTTTTTGATCACACTGAAACCTTATTTGATTATTTACCCACAAATTCATTATTAGTGACATTAGGTGATTTAGAACCTGCAGTAGATACGTTCTTGCATGATGCTGAATATCGATATGATCAACGCCGTATCGATCCATTAAGGCCGTTACTTGCGCCCAAAGAATTATGGCTTACTAAAGAAGAGATGTTCGCAGGTTTTAAGCAACTGCCTCGCGTAAGAATACAACACGAAGCTATTGATACTGAAAAAGCAGGCCGTTATAACCCAGCGTTAACACCAATACCTACGATAACGATTAATCATCAACTTAAAGAACCATTCGCAAAATTACGTCACTTTACAGAGCAATTTAAAGGGAAAATTATTTTCTCAGTAGCTTCAGAAGGTCGTCGTGAAGCATTATTTGATTTGTTAGCTCGAATAAAGCTCCGTCCAACTGTTTTTGATAGTCTTGAAGCAGCAATGGCGGATAAAAAAGCCAAGCATTGTCTTGTTATTGGCGCAGCTGAAAATGGTTTTATACTTGAAAAACCTGCTGTCGCTTTTATTTGTGAAAGTGATTTGCTTGGTGAGCGAATTCAGCAGCGTCGCCGCAATGATAAAAAAACCACCGTTAATGCCGACACTATCATTCGTAACCTTGCCGAGTTACAAGTTGGTCAACCCGTGGTTCATATCGATCATGGTATTGGGCGTTATCAAGGCTTACAAACACTAGAAGCTGGCGGAATAAAAACTGAATATGTCACTCTTGAATACCAAGGTGGTGCCAAACTGTATGTACCCGTTGCCTCATTACACTTAATTAGCCGTTATTCTGGTGGCGCAGAAGAAACAGCCCCGATTCATAAATTAGGTGGTGAAGCATGGGTAAAAGCACGCCGTAAAGCCGCTGAAAAAGTACGTGACGTTGCGGCAGAATTACTCGAAGTTTACGCCATGCGTGAACTTAAACCTGGCTTTAAATTCAAGCTTGACCGTGAAAGCTATGCAGACTTTTGCACCAGTTTCCCTTATGAAGAAACTTATGATCAAGCATTAGCCATTAATGCCGTTCTTTCTGATATGTGTCAACCAAAAGCCATGGATCGCTTGGTTTGTGGTGATGTAGGTTTTGGTAAAACAGAAGTCGCAATGCGAGCAGCTTTTGTGGCGGTCGACAATAATAAACAAGTCACAATACTGGTACCAACAACATTATTGGCACAGCAACATTTCGAAAACTTTCGAGACCGTTTTGCCAATACACCTGTCCGTGTAGAAGTCTTATCACGCTTTAAAACAGCCAAAGAACAAAAACAGATTCTGGCAGATGTTGAAGAAGGTAAGATTGATATTCTTATTGGTACTCACAAACTGCTCAATAGCAGCGTTAACTACCATGATCTAGGATTACTCGTCGTTGATGAGGAACACCGATTTGGTGTTCGCCAAAAAGAAAAAATCAAAGCGATTCGCGCCGACGTTGATATTCTAACGCTAACTGCAACACCCATTCCTCGAACCCTTAATATGGCGATGAGTGGTATGCGTGATTTATCGATTATTGCTACTCCACCCGCACGTCGTTTAGCAATAAAAACCTTTGTTCGTCAGAGTGATGAAAATATTATTCGTGAAGCCATCTTGCGTGAAATTAGCCGTGGTGGACAGGTTTATTTCTTACATAACGAAGTTGATAGCATTGAACAGACAACTGAAGATTTAGCCAAATTAATTCCAGAAGCACGAGTCACTTTTGCTCATGGTCAGATGCGTGAACGTGAACTTGAACAAATCATGGGTGATTTTTATCATCAACGTTTTAACGTGCTAGTTTGTACCACCATCATTGAAACCGGAATTGATGTTCCAACTGCAAATACGATTATTATGGATCGCGCTGACAACCTTGGTTTAGCACAATTACACCAATTACGTGGTCGTGTTGGTCGCTCCCATCACCAAGCTTATGCATATCTATTAACACCGCATCCTAAACGTATGACCAAAGATGCCGTTAAGCGTTTAGAAGCAATTGCTTCATTAGAAGATCTGGGAGCAGGCTTTACCCTAGCAACCCATGATTTAGAAATTCGTGGTGCTGGTGAGTTATTGGGTGATGAGCAAAGTGGTCAAATTCAATCCGTTGGTTTTAGCCTATTCATGGAAATGCTAGAACAAGCGGTTGAATCATTACGTGAAGGTAAAGAGCCAACACTTGATGATCTACTCAAGCAACAAGCTGAAGTAGAAATGCGAATTCCAGCATTACTACCTGATGATTATATTCCTGATATTAATACTCGTTTATCACTTTATAAGCGTATCGCTAGTGCAAAAGATGACACTGAGCTAAATGAAATTAAAGTGGAATTAATCGACCGTTTTGGCTTATTACCAGAAGCAGCAACTAACCTACTCACAGTTAATAATCTTAAACTCAAAGCTGCAATCATCGGGGTTAAGAAAGTCGAGAGTAATGAAAAAGGCGGTTACCTTGAATTTAAACAAGACGCGGCTATTAATCCTCATTTCTTGGTTGGCTTACTGCAAACACAGCCTCATAATTTCAGAATGGAAGGACCGACGAAGTTAAAAATTGTAGCCAGTGAAACAGATCGCAAGAAGAGAATTAAATTCATTGAAGATCTACTGAATCAGTTCAGAGAAAATATGATTTAACATCGCTAGCCCTAGACACTGCGTCTGGGGCTCTTTCTTTAATATATAAATTACATTACTACTATCACTTCATGGACCCAAATAATCATGAAACTTGATTTTGAACTGACAACTCCACGCCTTGTTTTACGCCCTTTTAAGCCTGCTGATTTAACCGCTTTTGTTAAAGCCGTCAATCAATCATGTGAATGCCTTCAACCTTGGTTAGAATGGTGTGATACTGATTTTGATCAACAGCAAGCTTATGAGTGGATCGAGGCCAGTCGTTTAAGTTGGCAACACGATTACAGCTATGAATTGGCTATTTTTGATCGATTTAATGATGAATTTGTAGGGGCCGTTTCTCTCAGTGCCATTGTACCATTATTCAACTCAGCCAATCTTGGCTATTGGATCACCCACAATTATCACCGTCAAGGGCTGGCTACTGAAGCAAATATTGCAATTATTCAATTTGCCTTTCAAATGCTCGGTCTTACTCGCCTAGAAATTATTACCCATATTGATAATTATGCCAGTCAGAAAACGGCTCTCGCTTGTAATGCGGTATTTGAATGTGAAGCAAGAAATCGTATCTTCTATCAAAACATGCCTATAAATGGTTATGTATATTCACTCGTACCACAAGATTTATATTAAGCACTAACCGTATTGATATTGGTATACATCAATCTTTAATACACCAATTTCAGGTAACATTACTAATCCTTTATTTTATAAAAATAGTTATTCATTATGCACACAACAGATAGTCGCCATGGCCACGATGTACTAAACCTTATTGCAGAAGCATCAACTCCCTTCACAATCAAAACATTACACGCGTATGTCGAACAACATTGGGGAACTGACGTTCACTTTCATACCTGTAAATTAAATGATCTCTCATTAGATGCACTAATTACCTTTCTTTTATCTCGTAATAAAATCACACTTGATAGTGATAATTTACATACAGATCGAGATAAAATCTGTCATCACTAAAGTAATCATCCATAGCATTAGTGTTTGTATATTTACTGGCATTAGTGCTTATTAAAATTATTTATAATTCAATACATTTTATAAAGCTACAAATAAGCAATCCGTACTTTAATATATAGAGTACGGATCGTAAGTTTATATTTTTTATTATATTGAAAATATCTAACAACAAATATTATTTATTTTTAGTTATTATTTCTGAAATACGACCATCAAATAATACCTCAGTTTCCTCTAGCCACTGATAGCGTTTGGTATATAACTTTCTTTTATTTCTATTTAAACTTTCTAAGTCTTTTTTTATAATATCTAATGGTATTTTATAAAAATCACCATCAAAAACTTCGGCATTATATTCTTGCCAATGGCTGTCATAATCAAAAGTCACCACATTACGCTTACGGCCAATATATCTCCAAGACTGATACATATGTGATTTATTACTAATACCAAATAACATTTTTAAATCCAAACTACGAGCAAGCATTATGGCAAATTCGAGGATTAATGCTTTTGGTCGTAGTCCATGACACCCTTTTGTTAATGCTTTTATTACATCATTTCTATTTGCGACATCATGATTAGGTCCCTGTATCGAACCGATATACATTGAACCTTGATATTCATGACTTAAATTCATTGTTATCATATAGATACGTTGATTTTTATCATTCACTAAGCGTAGACCCAACGCCCCTTCTCTATTTTGACCGCGATCTAATATCAATTTATATTTAGCTTCATTACGATCTTCTATTTCTAATATGCAATAACCTTCATCTCGATAAATTAAGGGTAAATTAAACGAAAACAGCTCTGCCATGCATTTAAAATGTTGAGTTACTGAAGTAATTCTCTGGTTTTTATTCCAATTCACGCATAAATAAGGTTTAAATGGCTTTTTTATAATATGTGGATGTAACGCTAATATCACACTAAGATTGGGAGTTAAAAAGGTATTCATTAAGTGCTTTAAGCGCGAATAATGCAAATAGCTCCATATCATAAATCGTATATCTTTACGCTTTTTCTTCCAACCAGAAGATTTATAATTAAGACGATTAGCAATATTTTTTATATTATGAAAAAAATAATTATCAAGATTTAATTCATATTTTACATCAGCTAACTCTCCTTGCTGAAGTAAATTTATATTATTAAAATTATTGTTCATTTTCTATCTATCAACCTTATACTTATAACTTCCACAAGAATAATCCACCATTGAAATATGTCAATTAAGTATACTACAGTAACGAGAATTCAAATCAACTAGCAATATAAAATGTAAAACATGGATAAGATTTTTTACGAATAATTATGCTGCCAATATGCTATAAAAAATAAAATGATTATATCTTCCACATTCAAATTTAATCCTTATATCGTATTTTCATACTGTTACTTCGGAAAGAGAATGATATTATTAATAAAATTCATTTAGTAAGGACACACTAGTGCCAAAAATTATTATCGCAGTAGTTATCGCTGCATTAGTTGCATTTTTTCTTTATCGCTCTTACAGCAACAAACAAGCGGCTCAAGAAAATATTAAAATTGGACAGGAATTTCTTGCGGCAAACAAACTAAAGGAAGGTGTACACACTACAGCTTCTGGCTTGCAATATTTAGTATTACAACAAGGTACAGGAACTGAACATCCAAAACCAACGGATACAGTAACGGTGCATTATCACGGAACATTAATCAATGGTACCGTATTTGATAGCTCAGTTGATCGTGGTGAAAAAATTTCATTTCCATTAAATCGAGTGATTAAAGGATGGACGGAAGGCTTACAACATATGGTTGTTGGTGAAAAAGTACGTTTCTTTATTCCTGCAAATCTTGCTTACGGTAACAATGGTGCTGGCAGTATTCCACCAGGTTCTGTACTGATTTTTGATGTTGAGTTATTTAAAATTAATTAATTATCAACGCCAATAAAAACGCCAGTATGACATTCAACTAACAAGAATTGTCATTGTACTGGCGTTTTTTATTATACTAATAAGATCTTAGTGCAGTTTTAAGCTAGGACGAAGAACACGGTTAATACGCCCAACTAGCATAATCAAACCTGTTTTAAACATACCATGTAACGCCATTTGATGCATACGATACAATGAAATATAAACCATACGGGCAATACGGCCTTCAACCATCATCGAACCTTTAGATAAATTCCCCATTAAACTGCCTACAGTAGAGAAACGGCTTAATGATACTAATGAACCGTGGTCGCTATAGATGTAAGGTTTTTGCTCACGATCTGATAGTTTAGCAACGATATTAGAGAAACAACGACTTGCCATTTGATGTGCAGCTTGAGCTCGTGGTGGTACAAATGAACTATCTTCTTGTACGCATGATGCTAAATCACCAATCACATAAATATTGTCATCACGAGTTGTTTGTAGCGTCGGTTTCACCACTAACTGATTGATACGGTTAGTTTCAAGACCTGCGATATCTTTCATAAAATCAGGGGCTTTAATGCCTGCAGCCCACACCATAATTTGTGCTGGAATGTGCTCACCATCTTTGGTCGTTAGGCCTGTTTCATCGGCTTTAGTTACCATTGTTGCTGTACGAACATTCACACCTAATTTAGTTAATTCATTGTGTGCCGCTTGTGAAATACGCGGTGGCAGTGCAGGCAAAATACGTTCACCTGCTTCAACTAAGTTAATGTTCAAACGTGAGCTATCAAGATCACCAAAACCATAGTTATGAAGCTCTTGAACTGCATTATGTAATTCAGCTGAAAGTTCAACCCCAGTTGCACCCGCACCTACAATCGCAATATCAACCGTTTTTTGCTCTTTATTAGCATGTAACTTCATGAATTGGTTGTTCATTTCACTTCGGAAACGGTGCGCCTGTTCTGGGCTATCAAGGAAAATACAATTATCACGTACACCTTGAGTATTAAAATCATTTGAAGTTGATCCTAACGCTAGCACTAAAATATCATATTCTAACGAACGCTCAGGCACCAATAGCTCATTTTGCTTATCATATAATGCTGCTAGTGTGATCGTTTTTGTTTCACGATCAATTCCCTGCAATGATCCCATCTGGAAATCAAATGAATGGTTTTTAGCATGTGCGCGGTAACTAATCGCATCAACACCAGCATCTAATGACCCTGTTGCAACTTCATGTAACAATGGTTTCCATAAATGGCTAGCGCGACGATCAACTAATGTAATTTCTGCACGACGTTTACGGCCCAATGTACGACCTAATTTAGTAGCTAACTCCAAGCCACCAGCACCACCACCCACAACGATTATACGTGTCAAGATAGCTTCCTCTCTATTTTATGATTTTTAAAAACTGAATTGCACAGCAGTCTGCTGATGATAAATAATCAAGCATAAAGACTGCTAGGCGAAAAAGTATCTATATCTTTTAGTTCACACGTGTAGGCAGACGGATCTACGACCCGTCTGTGATATGTAGGAGGTAATGGTTCCGTTATTACTGCGCTTTAAACGCTTTTATTTTTTGTAGATGCTGCGAGATTTTTGTAAATTTATGGGACTCATGATTATCCCAAATAATATCATAAAATTGATCTAGCGCATCTTTTGTTTGATTATTATCTAACACTTCATCATTAGTTGAAAGGATACAAAGGCATTTTCCCGTATTTTTTTTACGAAAATTTGTTACACACTTTGTCAAAATGTCTTCATATTCCTCTGGACGGTCTATTTTACCCTCCATGTTAGACTCCGGATGTAAATTTGGATTTAATATGACCTGTTTTATACCAGAAAGAAATCCAATGCGTTCAGCCCAGTATCCTCCCAGTCCAACACCACAAATTAGTGGTTGTTGATCATCAGTACTTTCCAGCAATTTATGCACTTCTTTTAATAGGTGTTGCATATCATGCTTAGGATGAAGCGTACTATAATTTAGAAAACGAACATCAGAATCAATAAACTGCAATTGCAATACTTTTTCGTGATTACCCGGACTTGTTGAGTCAAAGCCATGTAAATAAATAATCATTGTTATCTCTCATTATCGAATAATAATTTCACATACTATCTATACCTACATCGTTAAATTAAATCCATGACCCAAGCATTGTTTTAACAAATTTAAAACAAAAATATATAACGATTCTCAAAATCCGATCGTGGCTAAAAATCAACCCATATATTACTTAATCAGCATTTATACATTGAATAAGTTGTTGTTGTAGTTGCGAGGCTTGTTGTAAATATTCAGGCTGCTGCCAGATATCATAACCAACCAAATACCATAGCAAGGCTAAATATTGACACCATGGTTGCCAAGCTATTACCGCTTGAAGCCACTCATGCTGATTAAAGTCAATACAACGATTAATAGACTGACGGTAATTACAATAGTCATTTACTGCTTGTTCAATATCTAACTTATTGGCAATAATAGTCATCGCTAAATCTAGACTGGGATCTCCTGCTGCCGCATATTCCCAATCAATAATTTTGGTACCAGCAAGGGAATCATTTTCCATGGACGATACGATAACGTTATAGCGTCCCAGATCAAAATGACAACAACAATCATCAAATGCAACAGGTAATAATTGGCGCTGAAAGAAACGATAGATTGAATATAAAGATGAGGTTTTATGTTCTACATGAAGTTGTTGCCAATAATGCTCGGCACGTTGGTGAACGTCTAACCGCCACCACGGTAATGGAAGTTGATGTACTTTTGCTTGTAGTTGGCACAGTCTCTGATCAGAAAATGTTGCTGTAGCTTCTACGCCTGCTAACCATTCAACCACCAGCCCTGTTACTTGTGCTGTTGGCAGCTTGTCATTCATCACTAACTGTAATGGTTTTGGGGCTAACTCGGTATCGGCAATCAGCGACAATAATTGATATTCATGCTGGCGTTCAATACCAAATGCTTGAGTGGATACCGAAAATGGTCGCCAAACGTAATACTTGGTCTGATTCATTGAGGGATGAAATAAAGTAAGTTTCCAACAGCGATTGGTTAACCCTCCCGTCAGTTCACATGCTGATATCACTTCAGTATCAGGTAAGGCAATTAAAAGATCACAATCAAAATGTTCATAATCAGCCATATTGTTATACCTCACCTGATACTAAGGCTACATCATTACCAAGCTGCACTATTGGTTGATGCCGTTTGAATAACTTGATCTTGATCTGACCACTCAATTACACCAGATTTTAAATCCATCAAGCGCATTGTCACTTTATAATATGCTTGTTTACCGTTTGATGTTGATTTCATTACCGTTGATACGTGACCATAAAGCATATATTGAGCACCAACCATATTACCAAACTGAATCGCCGTACTTTGGTTCACAAAGCGATCATCTTCACGGAAATTCAACTGCTGGCGTACCGCTTTAACACGGGCAGGATCAACAAATTTAAATTTACCTGAATCTTGTAAACGCTCAGTGATTATCGCAGTTAAATCTTGCGTATCAACATGATGACGAGTTTGATTTTTAATACTATCAACAACAACAATGGGTTCACCACGCGCTGTCATAGAACGAACAGCTGATGACGCTAACATCTTATCAACCATTGATGATGATAACTTTTCTAAATCACTAGAACCAAAATTAGTTACTACATTTTCAAGCCCATGTAATCCACCACCATAATTAATTGGTTGAGCACAACCCCCTAATAACGTTGCTGCTGCTAACAAGGCCATTACACTCTTTTTCATCTTAACTACCTTAATGTCACTGTTCTTATTCATCAATTATCTGTATCACCCACCACAATACGATATTGCGTTGCTGTTGAACTAGGAGCAACCCCTTGCAATAACAAAACTTGATTATGATTAATGATCAATGTTTGTGATGGTGACGGTGGATGGTTTATTTCTAATCCATTCGCATCATACCAATAAAAGTGATAGTTCAATGATATGGTTGCGTCAGTTTTATTCATAACATCAACAGATGCATATAAATAACCGTCACGTCGTTGTGCTTTCGAATGACTAAATTGAAGCTTATTTGCTAAAATGGTATTACCGATAACAACATGATGGTTATTATTTTCAATACTAATTTTTGATATTGCTGATCCACTGCACCCTGTAATGAGTGTTACAAACAAAATCAACAATATAGATAGATATCTCATGCTACATTATATACAGCTAGGCTGTAGCCTCCTACATTTCGATAAATTATGGATTAGCATTATACCAATCTCATTAATTAATGTGGTCATCGTTCAAAAACATTAGATTTCCTACCGATCTCGCGAGCATTTACTATAGAGAATGACAAAAAAGGTCAGAAACTTATTGTGATTGCTATTATAAGTTTAATCAATAAAATGAAAAAAGCTTGAGTGACCAATAGCTGATCATTATAAAAAGATTAGCCACCTCATACTCAAGCTTTATTATCAACTTATTCTATTGCAATTTAATGCTAAGAATCGATGACTTATTAGCTAACAATCATTGGACCTAGTGGGCGACCACCTAATAAATGCATATGAATATGATACACTTCTTGACCACCAAAAGGATTACAGTTAACAATCAAACGGTAACCATCTTCAGCAACGCCTTCACTTTCTGCAAGTTTACGTGCAACTGTAAACATACGTCCCATCATTAATTCATCTTCTACTTCAACATCATTAACTGTTGGCAGTAATTTATTCGGAATAATAAGAATATGGCTTGGCGCACGAGGATTAATATCACGAAATGCAGTTACTAACTCATCTTGATATAGCACGTCTGCTGGAATTTCTT
This region includes:
- a CDS encoding GNAT family N-acetyltransferase; its protein translation is MKLDFELTTPRLVLRPFKPADLTAFVKAVNQSCECLQPWLEWCDTDFDQQQAYEWIEASRLSWQHDYSYELAIFDRFNDEFVGAVSLSAIVPLFNSANLGYWITHNYHRQGLATEANIAIIQFAFQMLGLTRLEIITHIDNYASQKTALACNAVFECEARNRIFYQNMPINGYVYSLVPQDLY
- the hinT gene encoding purine nucleoside phosphoramidase; translation: MAEETIFSKIIRKEIPADVLYQDELVTAFRDINPRAPSHILIIPNKLLPTVNDVEVEDELMMGRMFTVARKLAESEGVAEDGYRLIVNCNPFGGQEVYHIHMHLLGGRPLGPMIVS
- a CDS encoding VirK/YbjX family protein: MNNNFNNINLLQQGELADVKYELNLDNYFFHNIKNIANRLNYKSSGWKKKRKDIRFMIWSYLHYSRLKHLMNTFLTPNLSVILALHPHIIKKPFKPYLCVNWNKNQRITSVTQHFKCMAELFSFNLPLIYRDEGYCILEIEDRNEAKYKLILDRGQNREGALGLRLVNDKNQRIYMITMNLSHEYQGSMYIGSIQGPNHDVANRNDVIKALTKGCHGLRPKALILEFAIMLARSLDLKMLFGISNKSHMYQSWRYIGRKRNVVTFDYDSHWQEYNAEVFDGDFYKIPLDIIKKDLESLNRNKRKLYTKRYQWLEETEVLFDGRISEIITKNK
- a CDS encoding YcfL family protein: MRYLSILLILFVTLITGCSGSAISKISIENNNHHVVIGNTILANKLQFSHSKAQRRDGYLYASVDVMNKTDATISLNYHFYWYDANGLEINHPPSPSQTLIINHNQVLLLQGVAPSSTATQYRIVVGDTDN
- the ycfP gene encoding alpha/beta hydrolase YcfP, whose product is MIIYLHGFDSTSPGNHEKVLQLQFIDSDVRFLNYSTLHPKHDMQHLLKEVHKLLESTDDQQPLICGVGLGGYWAERIGFLSGIKQVILNPNLHPESNMEGKIDRPEEYEDILTKCVTNFRKKNTGKCLCILSTNDEVLDNNQTKDALDQFYDIIWDNHESHKFTKISQHLQKIKAFKAQ
- a CDS encoding phosphotransferase, yielding MADYEHFDCDLLIALPDTEVISACELTGGLTNRCWKLTLFHPSMNQTKYYVWRPFSVSTQAFGIERQHEYQLLSLIADTELAPKPLQLVMNDKLPTAQVTGLVVEWLAGVEATATFSDQRLCQLQAKVHQLPLPWWRLDVHQRAEHYWQQLHVEHKTSSLYSIYRFFQRQLLPVAFDDCCCHFDLGRYNVIVSSMENDSLAGTKIIDWEYAAAGDPSLDLAMTIIANKLDIEQAVNDYCNYRQSINRCIDFNQHEWLQAVIAWQPWCQYLALLWYLVGYDIWQQPEYLQQASQLQQQLIQCINAD
- a CDS encoding NAD(P)/FAD-dependent oxidoreductase; translated protein: MTRIIVVGGGAGGLELATKLGRTLGRKRRAEITLVDRRASHLWKPLLHEVATGSLDAGVDAISYRAHAKNHSFDFQMGSLQGIDRETKTITLAALYDKQNELLVPERSLEYDILVLALGSTSNDFNTQGVRDNCIFLDSPEQAHRFRSEMNNQFMKLHANKEQKTVDIAIVGAGATGVELSAELHNAVQELHNYGFGDLDSSRLNINLVEAGERILPALPPRISQAAHNELTKLGVNVRTATMVTKADETGLTTKDGEHIPAQIMVWAAGIKAPDFMKDIAGLETNRINQLVVKPTLQTTRDDNIYVIGDLASCVQEDSSFVPPRAQAAHQMASRCFSNIVAKLSDREQKPYIYSDHGSLVSLSRFSTVGSLMGNLSKGSMMVEGRIARMVYISLYRMHQMALHGMFKTGLIMLVGRINRVLRPSLKLH
- the lpoB gene encoding penicillin-binding protein activator LpoB, whose protein sequence is MKKSVMALLAAATLLGGCAQPINYGGGLHGLENVVTNFGSSDLEKLSSSMVDKMLASSAVRSMTARGEPIVVVDSIKNQTRHHVDTQDLTAIITERLQDSGKFKFVDPARVKAVRQQLNFREDDRFVNQSTAIQFGNMVGAQYMLYGHVSTVMKSTSNGKQAYYKVTMRLMDLKSGVIEWSDQDQVIQTASTNSAAW
- a CDS encoding FKBP-type peptidyl-prolyl cis-trans isomerase; protein product: MPKIIIAVVIAALVAFFLYRSYSNKQAAQENIKIGQEFLAANKLKEGVHTTASGLQYLVLQQGTGTEHPKPTDTVTVHYHGTLINGTVFDSSVDRGEKISFPLNRVIKGWTEGLQHMVVGEKVRFFIPANLAYGNNGAGSIPPGSVLIFDVELFKIN
- the mfd gene encoding transcription-repair coupling factor; this translates as MTNKTLLSIPLPKKSGDNRYIGNLSGSALALSLAEIATKHNGPILAVVADTQTALKLQPEITQFCDLDVHVFPDWETLPYDNFSPHQDIISERLARLYKMPTQKNGIILVPISTLLQRLTPQAFIHQHALIVKKDDRISLEKLRLQLEASGYRHVDQVMEHGEYASRGSLVDLFPMGSNAPYRIDFFDDEVDSIRQFDPENQRSTVEISAIDLLPAHEFPTDELAIENFRMRWRERFEARREPESIYQQVSKKIWPTGIEYWQPLFFDHTETLFDYLPTNSLLVTLGDLEPAVDTFLHDAEYRYDQRRIDPLRPLLAPKELWLTKEEMFAGFKQLPRVRIQHEAIDTEKAGRYNPALTPIPTITINHQLKEPFAKLRHFTEQFKGKIIFSVASEGRREALFDLLARIKLRPTVFDSLEAAMADKKAKHCLVIGAAENGFILEKPAVAFICESDLLGERIQQRRRNDKKTTVNADTIIRNLAELQVGQPVVHIDHGIGRYQGLQTLEAGGIKTEYVTLEYQGGAKLYVPVASLHLISRYSGGAEETAPIHKLGGEAWVKARRKAAEKVRDVAAELLEVYAMRELKPGFKFKLDRESYADFCTSFPYEETYDQALAINAVLSDMCQPKAMDRLVCGDVGFGKTEVAMRAAFVAVDNNKQVTILVPTTLLAQQHFENFRDRFANTPVRVEVLSRFKTAKEQKQILADVEEGKIDILIGTHKLLNSSVNYHDLGLLVVDEEHRFGVRQKEKIKAIRADVDILTLTATPIPRTLNMAMSGMRDLSIIATPPARRLAIKTFVRQSDENIIREAILREISRGGQVYFLHNEVDSIEQTTEDLAKLIPEARVTFAHGQMRERELEQIMGDFYHQRFNVLVCTTIIETGIDVPTANTIIMDRADNLGLAQLHQLRGRVGRSHHQAYAYLLTPHPKRMTKDAVKRLEAIASLEDLGAGFTLATHDLEIRGAGELLGDEQSGQIQSVGFSLFMEMLEQAVESLREGKEPTLDDLLKQQAEVEMRIPALLPDDYIPDINTRLSLYKRIASAKDDTELNEIKVELIDRFGLLPEAATNLLTVNNLKLKAAIIGVKKVESNEKGGYLEFKQDAAINPHFLVGLLQTQPHNFRMEGPTKLKIVASETDRKKRIKFIEDLLNQFRENMI
- a CDS encoding YecH family metal-binding protein, which codes for MHTTDSRHGHDVLNLIAEASTPFTIKTLHAYVEQHWGTDVHFHTCKLNDLSLDALITFLLSRNKITLDSDNLHTDRDKICHH